From the genome of Desulfovibrio sp. X2:
TTCTTGGGCTCGGAGTGGTCAGAGGGCCGCGTCAGGTGGCCCATGCAGGGGCCGGACGCGGAGAGCAGGCGCTCGTACTCGAGGGAGGTGACCACGTCGGGCAGGTGCTTCCTGTCGTAGCCCCAGAAGTCGATCTCGCCGGGGTTGTACGGGTGGAAGCCCGGGGCCAGGATGAGGGCGCCGACGTTCAGCTCGACGATCTCTTCCTTGTCCTCGAAGTTGATCGCGCCGGTGGGGCAGAACTTCTCGCAGGCGCGACACTTGCCCTTGGTCAGGTACAGACAGTTTTCGGCATCCAGGGCGTACTTCAGCGGCACGGTCTGGCCGTACTGGATGTAGGCGGCCTTGCGGTTGTCCAGGCCCTGGTTGAACTCGTTGGGAACCTTCTTGGGGCACTTCTCGGCGCACAGCCCGCAGGCGATGCACTTCTCCATGTCCACGTAGCGCGGAGCCTTCCGCACCTTGACCGTGTAGTTCCCCGCCTCGCCAGCAACCCCCGCGATCTCCGAGAGGGTCATCAATTCAATATTCAAGTGCCGACCGCACTCGACCAACTTGGGCGAGATAATTCACATCGCGCAGTCGTTGGTCGGGAAGGTCTTGTCCAGCTGGGCCATGACTCCGCCGATGCCCGGGCCCTTTTCGAGCATGTACACGTAGTACCCGGACTCGGCGAGGTCCAGGGCCGTCTGGATGCCGGCGATGCCACCGCCGGCGACGAGCACCGAACCAAGTTTCGCTGCCATCGGATGTCTCCTTTGTTGGAATGACGCCTCTATGTGACGTACCTGTCGGCCGGGGCAGCCCGGCCGGTGCTCCCTAATACTCCATGTCCTCGACGCCCAGGCGCTCCCACTGCGCGGTGGCCTCGGCCGCGAGCTTCTCGATCTCCGCCTCGCTCTTCTCGGGCAGGACGAGGGCCTCGGCGATGACCTGCCAGATGTACTTCACCTCGTACTGGTAGTCCTTGTAGTACTTGGGGAGGCGACGCATCATCTGGTCGCGGCAGTTGGAACAGCCGACCACGACCACGTCCGCCTTCGAGTTCTTGATCTGCTCGAACTTGAAGCGGCCGTGCGCGGCGGATTCCTGCTCGTAGGGCATGGGCCAGTTGCCGCCGCCGGCGCCGCAGCAGAAGTTGTTGCCGCGGTTGGGGTAGAACTCGACGCGCGAATCCACGCACTGGTCGAGAATCCAGCGGGGCTCCTCGTAGTAGCCGCGGCCGAAGTGGCGCTCGAGCTCGCGGCCGTGCTTACAGGAGTCGTGCCACACGAAGGTGCGGCCCTCGTGCACGCTCTTGTCGAGCGTGATGCGGCCGTCTTCGATGAGCTTCTTCAGGTAGTCGTAGAGATAGAGGAAGGAGGCTTTGTTGTCCGGGTTCTCGAGCTCGCACATCTTCATGCCGGTACGGCAGCCGTAGGAGCCGCCGCCGCAGTCGGGCATGATCATGGTGCCGACCTGCAGGTCGTGCATGAGGTCGATCTTGCGCTGGGCCAGGACCTTGGTGGCCTCGTAGTTGCCCGTGAACAGGCCCCAGTCGACCGCCTCCCAGTTCTCGGAAGGCACGGTCCAGTTCTCGCCCGCGGCGTAGAAGATCTTCCACCACCACTTCATGTCCTCGAAGTCGCCGTAGATCTCCTTGGAGTTGGGGAAGAACAGGACCTCGGCGTCCTTCTTGTCCACCGGCACGTAGAACCCCGGGCACTCCTCGTCCGCCAGCTCCTCGCCGACGTCCTTCAGGGTGGCCAGGTAGTCCTGCATGGGGATGTCCATGTTGTTGCCGGAAGCCAGGACCTTTTCCACGCCCTTGTGCAGGATGCCCGGCACCTTGTCGCGGTTGCGCAGGTGCTTCATGAAGCCGAAGATGGGCACGATGTCGATGTGCTGCGGGCAGGCGTAGGCACACCGGCCGCACCCCGTGCAGATCCACGGGAACTTGGACTCCACCACCTCGTCGACCATGCCGTAGGCAAGCATGCGGATAACCTTGCGCGTGTCCCAGCCTTCCATTCCCGGAGTTCCGGTGATGGGGCACCCGCTCGAACACATGCCGCAGGTGAAGCATGCGTTCAGGTTGAGTCCGGCAAGCTTATCCTTGATCGCGGCGGGGATGTCCCTCGGTTGGATAGGCTCCATACATACCCCCTGATCGGTTTGCGTCCCTGCCCGCGCCGATGCGGGCCTGGGTCGCCGCTGCCTCTATTTTGAGACGCCCGGGGTGGGCGTCCGCAACGCGATGTTTCAGGCGCGCCCTTCCCTTTCGGGAGTCCGACGGGCGCAGCCCTCGCTGGGTCTGGTCTGGATAGTCGGCCTCCCGCATCCACCTCCGAAAGGAGGGCCGACTGGATGCGGGCGGCCGGATGATCTGATCCGGAAATCGTTCCCGATATCTACCAAAAATCGGGCGAAAGTAAATGATCCCGTACAGATAGACAGCTCTTATTAGAGCTATAGGAAGACCCTATGCGTGACGGAGAAGGGAGTGGAGCAATGCGGTGGAATGTCAGATGAAATCAGGGGCGGGGACTGAACCTTTTTCAGACCATTATCGTCCGAAGTTCAGCCTGTTTGAGTGATCAATATCTTGCCGAAGCCAGCTTGTCAACTCTTTCACAAGCCCCTGCGGGACACTTTTGCCCACCCTGCGCCCCGGGGGTGTGGCAGATCGCCTCGGCAGGGATTGGAGTCGGGGAGGCGATCACCTGCGGCACGACGCCTTCAGCCATGGCCTGCCGCTGCCTGATGGGGGCCCGGCGTCGCTGAGGGGGCGGCACAGGGTGCGGCGCAAATCTCAGCCTCCGGCCAGGAACTCGCGCAGCACCACGGCGTTGTTGCGCTTCTCGTCCCGGGCCGCGTAGACCAGGGTCACGTCGCCCTCGGCCATGGCCCGGCGCAGCTCGCCGAGCGCCTCGGCAGCCTCGCCCTCTGCCTGGCCCAGCTCTGCCAGATAGGCCTCGCGGAACTCGGGCCAGCGCTCCTTCTCGTGGTGGAAGCGCTTGCGGAGCCCCGCCCCCGGGGCCACGGCCTTGAGCCAGGCCGCGATGCGCAGCCGCTCGCGCGAAACGCCGCGCGGCCAGAGCGCATCCACCAGGTAGCGCGTGCCGTCGCCTTCCCCTGCCTCTTCATAGGCGCGCTTGATCCGCAGCATGTGAGCCTCCCGTGCGGCCCCGGCATGCTACAGGCCGGGCCGCTCCCAGCCAGCCTGTAGCATGCCCGTGGCGTCGGGAAAACCCGGGGCGGCCGCAATCTTTTTCCGTCTCCCGGGTAAACCTTCCTGCGTGAAGCGCGTTGCATACGGCAGATTGCCGGTGGAGTCTCTTCCCCGGCGCAACTTTCCAAGGAGAACGCACATGCGCTTCGCCAAGACCCTGATCACCGCCGCCGCCCTGACCCTCCTGGCCGGCGCGGCCCATGCCCAGTCGACCGCCCCGGCCGAGGCCCAACCGGCCGCTCCGGCCGTTTCCACTCCGGCCGCCACGCCTGCCACGCCCGCCGCGCCCGCCATCGAGCACCGCGCCGAGCGCCAGCAGCACCGCATCCGCCAGGGCGAGAAGTCCGGGGCCCTGACCCACAAGGAAGCCCGCCACCTGGAGAAGCGCGAGCACAAGCTCGACAAGCACATCGCCAAGGCCGAGAAGGACGGCAAGCTCACCCCCGCCGAGCGCAAGCATCTGCGCAAGGAAGAGAACCGCGACAGCAAGGCCATCCACCGCAAGAAGCACAACGCCCGCAAGGAGCACGCCGCTTCCTAGCCGCCCGGCGCGCTGCCCCACATGCCAAGGGGCCGCTTCGGCGGTCTCCTGACATCCGCGGCCGGCGCCCCATCCGCCGCATCACCCACGCAGCCCCCGGGCCCCGGCCCGGGGGCCTTTTTGCGCCCGAAAGCCCCGCGCTTGCCGCGCCCGCGCCCGCCATGTATAGATATTACAAATCAAAAACATGAGGTTGATAGACGGTGCAGATACTCATCGTGCTTTCATCCGCTGACCCGGAGATCAAATGGAATGCGGTGCGGCTGGGCAATTTCCTGCTCAACGAGGGCGACGACGTGACCATCTTCCTCAACGGATCGGCCGTGACGCTGCTCGACGGCGACAGCGAGCGGTTCCCCATAAGGGAGCAGGCCAAGCTCTTCACCCTGAGCGAGGGCGTGCTCGCGGCCTGAGGCAAGTGCATGGGCATCCACGGCGTGGATGCAAACGAGTTCGTGACCCTCTCGAACATGAAATTCCTGGCCGCGCGGATGCGCGCCGCAGACAGAATACTCTCCTACTGAATCCGTAGCTGCGCCCGGCAGCCAGCGCCCATCGCGAATTCCGGACATCCGGCTGCAGCCCGTGCCGCCCTTTTTGCCTCCCCTTGTCAACGATCCCCGAGCTGGTGCGTTGAGTGTCTGTGTGACCGGGACGAACCTTCCCCGACCCGGTCGCGGGGACGATGCGCTGCGGCGCTCGGGTACCTCCTGAAATGCGGCTCGAGCCGCCCGTCCGACGGCATACCGCGGCCGTCGGAGTCCCCCCTCCGGTTTTGGCCCGGAGGGATACCGGATAAGGGCGGCCACCTTCCCGGCAGCGCCGCGACGCTCACCGCACGCGACGGCAGAGCCTCACGAAACCGCCGCGTCCCCTTCCGCTTCCTCTCCTCCAGCCGCCCCGGGCCGTCCGGCCCGGGGCATCTTCTTTACAAAGGGCACTTCCCGCAGCGGGCAGGCTTTCGCCGGGATTCATCCTCCGTGCCGGAAGCGCTGCCCGGTTGAATCCGCCCTGCGGTGCTCCTTTCATGTCGTCCGTGATCGGCGGACTCCCAACGGGAGTCGAAAGCTCCGCGGCACGATCCCGCAAGCCGAAAGGCCCGCCTCCCTTTCGCCTGAGGCATCCGCACCCGCCTGCAGCACACGGAACCTTCTCCGCTGCTTCCCGTTACCCGGGACGGCGGAGAATGCGGACAAGGCCCGCCTCTCCGATTGACGGAGTATGAGGAAGGCCATAGGTTACTGCATCAGAAAGTGAACCGAACGCAAAGGAACGGGCACGTGCAAGGAATATCTGTCATTATTCCGTGCTACAATCGAGAGCATCTGTTGCGTGAAGCGATAGAGAGCGTTTTGGCGCAGGAATACGGCGGTCCTGTGGAAATCGTCGTCGCCGATGACGGCTCCAGCGACAGGAGCGTTGAAATTGCCGAGTCGTTCGGTCCGCCGGTCAAGGTTCTCAGAAAGCCTGCCGACTGCACGGAACAGGGTCCCGGCCCGGCCAGGAACCGGGCCATCGCAGCGAGCAGCCATCCATTCCTCGCCTTTCTCGACTCGGATGACATATTCCTGCCGGGTCATCTGCAGCGGCTTGCGTCGGCACTGGAGAGCGAGCCGGATGTCGGGATGGTTTTCGACGAAGCGAAAACGATATGCAACGGGCGCATGATCGTCTTTCCATATCCGGCCTGCCTGATGCAATCTCCCGACGCGCATGGCATGCTGCTCGAGCCCCTGCCCCAGACGGACTCGATAATGGTGCGCCGCAGCCTGCTGCATGATCCCGACGCCCCTTTCGACCCCGAGCTTCTGTTCTGCGAGGACAACGATCTGCGCATCAGGATAGCGGAACGCCACCCTGTCCGGTTCGTGAAAGGTTTCGGCTCCGCCATCCGCGAGCACGAGAACCGCTCCATAAACACGAGCCGGAGGGAAAAGCTCTTTCACTATGACATGCTGATGCTGAAGAAGGCGACGGCACGATATGACTATGCCCGGCACATAGTCCGTGCGAAAAAAGCGAAACTCTACTACTTCCGCGCCATCGGCAGATACAGGGAGTCGGATCTGCTCAACTTCCTCCGCTACTTCGTGGCCGGATTCGCCACATCGCCGGGCATCTATCTCCAGAAATTCAAGGAAAAGGTCTTCAAGGCGTAAGCCGCGCCGCCTCCGTATACCGCACGTGCCCGCGATCCTGGGGAGCGCCGTCCGCGGCGTCTTCCTCGCGCCCGGCATGCGGCGCTTTTCGCGCCGCCCGGAGGTGACGGCATCAGCCCGGGAAGCCTGCTACAGAGGGAGAGGCGGTGCGCGAGGCTAGCGGCCGCGCAGGCACTTCTCGCGCAGCACCCTGGCGCTGCGCATGGGGTCGTGGAACGCGGCCAGGAGCATGTTGCCCAGCCCGCGCAGGTAGGCGCCGTCGTGCAGGTCGAACTCTCCCAGTCGGAAATGGAGCACGGCTCGGCGCTTCCTGAGGGCGTTGCGGGAATAGTAGCCCCGTTCCTCGGCCCCGCGCAGGACCACGAAGCCGTCCTCCCACATCTTGCGCTTGCGGCTGGCCTGGCCGCCGTGCAGCCGGTACTCGAAGACGGGCTCGTTCAGGAAACGATAGTCTCCCTTCTCGGCCAGCCTGACCCACAGGTCGTGGTCCTCGCCGAAGATGCCCTCGGTGTAGCCGCCCACGGCCCGCACCAGGTCCATGCGGGCCAGGACTCCCTGGATGTGCACGAAGCAGTCGATGAGCAGGTTCTCCTTGTCCGCCATGTAGGCGGGATCACGGACATCCCACAGGTAGAGCCGTCGGCCGGTCTCGTCGACGGCATAGCCGGTGGCGAAGGAGAAGGCGAGGCTCGAATCCGAGCGGAGGGGGGCGCGCAGCTTCTCGAGCGCTCGGTCGTCGATCCAGCGGTCGTCGGAATCGAGAAAGATGACGTACGAGCCCCGCGCCTCGGTCAGGCCCAGGTTGCGCGAGGCTCCGGCCCCCTTGTTGGCGCCGCCGGGATGCCGCAGGAGCCTGATCGTCTCGGGATGCCGCGCCGCGTGTTCTTGCAGGGCCTCAAGGGTGCCGTCCGTGGAACCGTCGTCCACCAGGATGAGCTCGCACGGGCAATCCTTCTGGCGCAGCACGCTCTCGATGGCGTCGGCAGCGAACCGCCCGGTATTGAAGCAGGGCATGATCACGCTGACCAAATCTTCCACGGCGTCTCTCCACGGGCTGCGATCTTCCCCAACCGCCCAGGCATGGGGCCTCGCGCGGGGAGCACCGGGAACTCCCGGCGGGGCGGAGGGTCGCCCCTGGCGTGACTCTATCACACACTCGACTCATGGCGTCAATCGTGTGGGCCGCAGCATCTTCCCGCCTTCGGCAGCGTCGTCCCCACCGTGAAAAAAACGCCGCCGGACGGGACCCGTCCGGCGGCGCAGGGATATCGCGTGGCGGAAGCGTATAGGAGTCGAACCTACCGAACGGGGTTAACCGTTCCACTGGATTTGAAGTCCAGGCGCCACACCGGTGACGATACGCTTCCGTGTGGGATGGGGCTCTAGCAGGTTTGCAGGCCCTGGGCAAGTCGGAGCCCGGGCGGGGAGGATTCGGCGCCCAAAATGATTGACGGAATTACCCCCGGCACCTAAGAAGAATAATAGACAGAATTAATAGAGGGACACGATGCACCCGTATGCCAAGCGATACGCCCGCGAGATCCTGGACGCCATGCCGGTGATCATGAAGAAGCTCCGCCAGGAGCTTCGCGGCAGGAAGGCTTCCGAGCTTTCCCTGAGCCAGGTGCGGGTGCTGACCTTCCTCCTGCGCTCGCCGGGGGCGAGCCTGCCCGATGTGGCCAAAGCCGCGGACATGCCGCCTGCGGCCGCCGCGGGCATCGTGAGCGACCTCGTGCAGCGCGGCCTGGTGCTGGACCACCTGCGGCCCGAGGAGCACAGCCGGGCCGCGCTGAGCCTCACGCCCACCGGCCGCAAGCTGCTGGACGGCGCGCGCGAGGCGGCCATCGCCGTCTTCGCGGAGCACCTGGCCGACCTCTCGCCCACGGACCTCATCGCCCTGGCCACGGGGATCAACGTGCTGCGCAAGGTCTTCCCCCTGGGAGCGGCCTACGACGAGCTGCCCGAGTCCCACGGCCGCGCCAGCCAGCCCCTGCTGACCTCCTACGAGCTCGAGTTCTTCCTCGGCTCCAACCCCCTGCGCGCCGTGGCCGGGGAATCCGGCGCGCTGCCCCCGGACGATCTGGACCTCGATGCGGCCGACGCGATGGACGAGCAGGGGCAGGAGAGCGGCGAACAGGCCGCCCCCCCGCCCTCCCAGGAAGTCTCCGGCGCGAAGTCCGGCACAGGCGACACCAGGAAGCCGCCGAGCGCGAAACCCCGCAAGGCGTCCGCCCGCGACGTGGCCGAGGGCTGACCGGCCCCTCCGGCGCCGCCCAGGAGCGGCCCGCACCGCTCCTCCCCGCCTCCTTCGCAGCCTCCCCTTTCCCGCCCCTCGCCTCCTCGCCCGCGTGTCGCCGGTGCCGGGTTCCCTGCCCGGCGCAGCCCGCCTCTTGACGGAGTTAGTGTCGCGCCTTAATAGTTCACCAAGGAAATTATTTACCGGAGAAATAAAACCGATGCTCGACGACGTATCCCGCTGCGCCCGGGAACTCCTGGACCTCACGCCGGAGATCATGCGCCTTCTGCGCGCCGAGATGCGCGGCAACCGGACACCGGACCTGTCCGTGCCCCAGTTCCGCGTGCTCATCTACCTGCGCCGCCACCCCGGCTCCAACCTGCGCGAGGCGGGCGAGTTCATGGGGCTGTCCGCGCCCGCCATGTCCAAGATCGTGGACGGCCTGACGCAGCGCGGCATGGTCGAGCGCGCCCAGTGCAGCGAGGACAGGCGCCGCGTGACCCTGGAGCTGACCCCGGCCGGGCTCGCCGTGCTGGACGCCGCGCGCGAGGCCACCACGGCCATCTTCGCGGGCCGCCTCTCCCTGCTCGGCCAGGAGCAGCTCGCCGTCGTGCTCGAGGCGCTGCAGATCCTCCGCTCGGCCTTTGCCGCCGCGCCGCAGAACGCGGCCGAAAACCCCGCAACCTCCCCCGCGCATCCGCAGGAGCCCTTCCATGCGTAAATGGCTCGTGTCCGCCGTCGTGCTCGCGGTTCTCGCCGCGGGCGGCCTCCTCGCCTACCGGAGCCTCTACGGCCAGACCAATCCCGCCGCGCAGTACGTCACCGCGCCCGTGACGCGCGGCGACATCGCCTCCACCGTGACCTCCACCGGCACGCTGAACCCGGTGACCACGGTGCAGGTGGGCACGCCGGTCTCGGGCATCGTCAAGGCGCTCTACGTGGACTACAACTCGCCCGTGCGCACGGGCCAGCCCATCGCCCAGATCGACCCGGCCATCTTCAAGGCCCTGGTCGAACAGGCGCACGGCAACTACCTGGCCGCCCTGGCCAACGTGGACAAGGCCAAGGCGGGCCTGGAGGACGCCGAGCGCACCCTCAAGCGCTACAAGGCGCTGGTCGGCCCGGGCCTCATCGCCCAGAGCGACTACGACACCGCGCAGACCGCGCGCGACACCGCCGCCGCGGCCCTGTCCGCGGCCAGGGCCGCCGTGGTCCAGACGCGCGGGGCCTTCCAGCAGGCCGAGACCAACCTGGCCTACTCCACCATCCGCTCGCCCGTGGACGGCATCGTGGTCTCGCGCGACGTGGACGTGGGCCAGACCGTGGCCGCCTCCCTGCAAAGCCCCACCCTCTTCCTCATCGCCCAGGACCTGACCAAGATGGAGGTGGACGCCAGCGTGGACGAGGCCGACATCGGCAGCATCCGCGAGGGCGGCACCGCCACCTTCACCGTGGACGCCTACCCGGACGACCGCTTCCACGGCAAGGTCCTGCAGGTGCGCAACTCGCCCGTGACCGTGCAGAACGTGGTCACCTACGTGGTGGTCATCGGCGTGGACAACACCGACCTTCGGCTCAAGCCCGGCATGACCGCCAACGTGACCTTCGAGACCGCGCGCAAGGAAGGCGTGCTCAAGATCCCGGCCGCGGCCCTGCGCTTCCGCCCGCTCGACGCCGGGGACAGGTCCGGCCGACGCGCCTCGGGCCGCAGCGTCTACGTGCTCGCCCCGGACGGGAGGCTTACGGCCGTGCCCGTTGCCACAGGCATCTTCGGCGACTCCGAGGTGGAGGTCACGGGCGGCAAGCTCAGCGACGGCCAGAAGGTGGTCGTGGAGCAGACCGGCCCGCGCAAGCCCGGCGGCACGGGCGCCTCGGGCGGCGGCCACGGCTCGCCCTTCGGAGCGCGGCTGTGAGCCCGACCGCTTCCATTCCCTCTTCTCCCGCCCCCGGCGCGGACGGACAGCTCGTGGTCGAGGCCCTGG
Proteins encoded in this window:
- a CDS encoding glycosyltransferase — its product is MEDLVSVIMPCFNTGRFAADAIESVLRQKDCPCELILVDDGSTDGTLEALQEHAARHPETIRLLRHPGGANKGAGASRNLGLTEARGSYVIFLDSDDRWIDDRALEKLRAPLRSDSSLAFSFATGYAVDETGRRLYLWDVRDPAYMADKENLLIDCFVHIQGVLARMDLVRAVGGYTEGIFGEDHDLWVRLAEKGDYRFLNEPVFEYRLHGGQASRKRKMWEDGFVVLRGAEERGYYSRNALRKRRAVLHFRLGEFDLHDGAYLRGLGNMLLAAFHDPMRSARVLREKCLRGR
- a CDS encoding MarR family winged helix-turn-helix transcriptional regulator, which codes for MLDDVSRCARELLDLTPEIMRLLRAEMRGNRTPDLSVPQFRVLIYLRRHPGSNLREAGEFMGLSAPAMSKIVDGLTQRGMVERAQCSEDRRRVTLELTPAGLAVLDAAREATTAIFAGRLSLLGQEQLAVVLEALQILRSAFAAAPQNAAENPATSPAHPQEPFHA
- a CDS encoding MarR family winged helix-turn-helix transcriptional regulator, with the translated sequence MHPYAKRYAREILDAMPVIMKKLRQELRGRKASELSLSQVRVLTFLLRSPGASLPDVAKAADMPPAAAAGIVSDLVQRGLVLDHLRPEEHSRAALSLTPTGRKLLDGAREAAIAVFAEHLADLSPTDLIALATGINVLRKVFPLGAAYDELPESHGRASQPLLTSYELEFFLGSNPLRAVAGESGALPPDDLDLDAADAMDEQGQESGEQAAPPPSQEVSGAKSGTGDTRKPPSAKPRKASARDVAEG
- a CDS encoding DUF488 domain-containing protein gives rise to the protein MLRIKRAYEEAGEGDGTRYLVDALWPRGVSRERLRIAAWLKAVAPGAGLRKRFHHEKERWPEFREAYLAELGQAEGEAAEALGELRRAMAEGDVTLVYAARDEKRNNAVVLREFLAGG
- a CDS encoding efflux RND transporter periplasmic adaptor subunit gives rise to the protein MRKWLVSAVVLAVLAAGGLLAYRSLYGQTNPAAQYVTAPVTRGDIASTVTSTGTLNPVTTVQVGTPVSGIVKALYVDYNSPVRTGQPIAQIDPAIFKALVEQAHGNYLAALANVDKAKAGLEDAERTLKRYKALVGPGLIAQSDYDTAQTARDTAAAALSAARAAVVQTRGAFQQAETNLAYSTIRSPVDGIVVSRDVDVGQTVAASLQSPTLFLIAQDLTKMEVDASVDEADIGSIREGGTATFTVDAYPDDRFHGKVLQVRNSPVTVQNVVTYVVVIGVDNTDLRLKPGMTANVTFETARKEGVLKIPAAALRFRPLDAGDRSGRRASGRSVYVLAPDGRLTAVPVATGIFGDSEVEVTGGKLSDGQKVVVEQTGPRKPGGTGASGGGHGSPFGARL
- a CDS encoding DsrE family protein, with product MQILIVLSSADPEIKWNAVRLGNFLLNEGDDVTIFLNGSAVTLLDGDSERFPIREQAKLFTLSEGVLAAUGKCMGIHGVDANEFVTLSNMKFLAARMRAADRILSY
- a CDS encoding glycosyltransferase family A protein; its protein translation is MQGISVIIPCYNREHLLREAIESVLAQEYGGPVEIVVADDGSSDRSVEIAESFGPPVKVLRKPADCTEQGPGPARNRAIAASSHPFLAFLDSDDIFLPGHLQRLASALESEPDVGMVFDEAKTICNGRMIVFPYPACLMQSPDAHGMLLEPLPQTDSIMVRRSLLHDPDAPFDPELLFCEDNDLRIRIAERHPVRFVKGFGSAIREHENRSINTSRREKLFHYDMLMLKKATARYDYARHIVRAKKAKLYYFRAIGRYRESDLLNFLRYFVAGFATSPGIYLQKFKEKVFKA
- a CDS encoding (Fe-S)-binding protein, with protein sequence MEPIQPRDIPAAIKDKLAGLNLNACFTCGMCSSGCPITGTPGMEGWDTRKVIRMLAYGMVDEVVESKFPWICTGCGRCAYACPQHIDIVPIFGFMKHLRNRDKVPGILHKGVEKVLASGNNMDIPMQDYLATLKDVGEELADEECPGFYVPVDKKDAEVLFFPNSKEIYGDFEDMKWWWKIFYAAGENWTVPSENWEAVDWGLFTGNYEATKVLAQRKIDLMHDLQVGTMIMPDCGGGSYGCRTGMKMCELENPDNKASFLYLYDYLKKLIEDGRITLDKSVHEGRTFVWHDSCKHGRELERHFGRGYYEEPRWILDQCVDSRVEFYPNRGNNFCCGAGGGNWPMPYEQESAAHGRFKFEQIKNSKADVVVVGCSNCRDQMMRRLPKYYKDYQYEVKYIWQVIAEALVLPEKSEAEIEKLAAEATAQWERLGVEDMEY